The Streptomyces rimosus genomic interval GACCGGCGGCCCGGTCCTGGACCTGCTGCGCGACGCGGAGTTGGTGTTCCTGGCGCTGCACGGCGGCTGGGGCGAGGACGGGCACGTGCAGGCGCTGCTGGAGATGGCCGGCGTACGGTTCACGGGCGCGGGCAGCGCGGTGTGCGCGGCGGCCTGGCACAAGGGGAGGGCGCAGGCCGTGCTGGGCGCGGCCGGTGTACCGGTGGTAGATCGGGTGCTGTGGCGGCCTGGGGCGAGCGGGGAGGCGGTACCGCAGGACGTACGGCGGCTGGTCGAGGCCGGTCCGGTGGTCGCCAAGCCGGTCGCGGACGGTTCGAGCGTGTCGGTCCACCGGGTGGACTCGCTGTCGCAACTGGATCAGGTCGCGGCCGAGGTGCGCGCAGGCGGTACCGAACTGCTGGTGGAACCGTTCCTTCCGGGCCGGGAGTTCACCGTCGGCGTGGTCGGCGGCCAGGCGCTCCCCGTCATCGAGATCGAGCTGACGACACCGGTCTTCGACTACACGGCCAAGTACCAGCCCGAAGCGGTCAACGAAGTGTGCCCGGCACAGATCCCGGCCGACTTCACCTCCAGGCTCCAGCACCTGGCCGTACGCGCTCACCGGGCCCTGGGATTCGGCGACGACACATACTCACGCGCCGACTTCCGCAACGACGCAGCCGGCACCCCGATGTGCCTCGAAGTGAACGCGCTCCCGGGTTTGACAGCGACGAGCCTGCTCCCGAAGGCGGCGGCCCGGGCCGGTTGGGACTACCCGGAGTTGGTGCAGCGCATTGTGGATCTGGCGGTGCGTTCGTAGGGGTCGCGGGGGCGCCGGGCCGGTTGTGCACCGGCCGGACATGGGTCGCCGCCGCCCACGGGGGTGCGGCGGCGATACGGGCGGACAGGGCCTCCTGGACGACACCCACCCCGCTCTCCCGGGGCCCTGGCGACGGCCGCTGCGTACGGCCCGCCTCACCCTCGAAGTGGAGGGCGGGAAGGGTGAGTTGGAGCGCATAGCCGCGTGTGGGGGACCGGCGTCGGGGAGGTGTCGGGGCGGCACCGGAAGTCTGGTGGGGGATGACCTGTTCGTCACGGACCCGAGTGGTGTGCTCATCCACGTCGTCGCACTGAGATGACCTGCCGGCCGGCGCTCGCGGAGGGCCGGCGGCCAAGGGGGGAGGGCGGTCGTGC includes:
- a CDS encoding D-alanine--D-alanine ligase family protein encodes the protein MRIVILSGGESTERDVSLASGRSVARALLERRHEVVLIDPAAAEPVLAGPLRPGDAVDAVAVGKEPPSLSDQQRLRERMHAALTGGPVLDLLRDAELVFLALHGGWGEDGHVQALLEMAGVRFTGAGSAVCAAAWHKGRAQAVLGAAGVPVVDRVLWRPGASGEAVPQDVRRLVEAGPVVAKPVADGSSVSVHRVDSLSQLDQVAAEVRAGGTELLVEPFLPGREFTVGVVGGQALPVIEIELTTPVFDYTAKYQPEAVNEVCPAQIPADFTSRLQHLAVRAHRALGFGDDTYSRADFRNDAAGTPMCLEVNALPGLTATSLLPKAAARAGWDYPELVQRIVDLAVRS